The following is a genomic window from Candidatus Gorgyraea atricola.
TGACTTTATTTGTAACTTTTGATACCATAAAGTATTAGAGTAACACCTAATAGATATCTAACATTATACCAAATTAAGAACGGTTTACAATACAATTACTCCAATATTATTTTGTTATATACGTGCTATATAGAAGCCGTAGTTGAGTAGGAAATCATGATGGACTTTAAGATAAACGCGATAATAATAGAAAAGAGAAGTTTTATTATTTTGACAATTGTAGGATCCCTGTTTTTAAATTTTATACCTCTGCCTGCATTAAGTCCTATTTTAATAGTATTATTTGGCTTATTGCTGGGAATTTTTATTATAGCTATATTTGCACATGAGGATTTCAATTTTTTATTCAATCTTTTTGCGATAGGGTTTATTCTGAGGTTATTTTTGTCATTTTTATTCTACATGATGTCCTTTGTCTTTAAGGGAGATTATAGCCCGGGTTTTCTTTTTGCCAATGACGGATGGTCTTACAGTCGTCAGGGATGGCAGATCTGCAGATTTGCGGAAAGAGGGATCAGGGTAACGATGGATCAGTTTATGACCGATCCCAACATGAAAATAGGGCATGGTACCAGCGGAAATATAGTGCCCTATGATTATTTTACGAGCCATGTTTATTTATTTACAGGCCATAGTCCGCTCTCCATGTTTTTTATAAGCAGTCTGGCGGGTTCGATAGTCGCTTTATTTGTTTATCTCCTGGCAAGGCATCTGTTCGGCAAAAATGTCGCCAGGATAAGCTCTATCTTCGCGTTTTTCTGGCCTTCATTTATAATGTGGTCTACTCAAAATCTCAAGGAGCCTGTAATAGCCATGTTCCTCTGCATTTTTCTATGGGCAATTTTTTATATGCGCAGGTATTACTGCCCGGGTTTTTTGTTACTC
Proteins encoded in this region:
- a CDS encoding glycosyltransferase family 39 protein gives rise to the protein MMDFKINAIIIEKRSFIILTIVGSLFLNFIPLPALSPILIVLFGLLLGIFIIAIFAHEDFNFLFNLFAIGFILRLFLSFLFYMMSFVFKGDYSPGFLFANDGWSYSRQGWQICRFAERGIRVTMDQFMTDPNMKIGHGTSGNIVPYDYFTSHVYLFTGHSPLSMFFISSLAGSIVALFVYLLARHLFGKNVARISSIFAFFWPSFIMWSTQNLKEPVIAMFLCIFLWAIFYMRRYYCPGFLLLAVLSVWILFKIGLPYLVVALGMVFLTFLFLAIWHLIKNKFITTLIIGLSIFAVFFVLRNDILSWVSKINFYSIGGYDSIFDFFNYHRSVRAYGNLQFFRNADISSFGRMLVFSPLGLLYVFFSPFPWQLGNIMQVMAVPETIIFYIMVPFTLKGIVFAYKKRFTQSAVLLFIIIGMVSVLALTEGNSGTLLRHRSIVFYLLFIFTGIGLSLKKWKIRLYT